A part of Brassica rapa cultivar Chiifu-401-42 chromosome A05, CAAS_Brap_v3.01, whole genome shotgun sequence genomic DNA contains:
- the LOC108872023 gene encoding uncharacterized protein LOC108872023: MSVKRQASERKNNGSNKSSYYRCLSFSFMESSTDGKKKPSSLSRMDSKKLKEGIVKWAKRVAAYARQLSSRKRN, from the coding sequence ATGTCTGTGAAGAGACAGGCTTCAGAGAGAAAGAACAATGGAAGCAACAAGTCGAGTTATTATCGATGCTTGTCATTCTCGTTCATGGAGTCATCAACGGATGGGAAGAAGAAACCATCATCTTTGAGTCGTATGGATTCTAAAAAGCTGAAGGAAGGTATTGTGAAGTGGGCAAAGCGTGTTGCGGCTTACGCTCGTCAACTTAGCTCAAGAAAACGTAATTAA
- the LOC103869188 gene encoding dof zinc finger protein DOF3.1 encodes MQDPSAYYNSMMATQQQQQQQPQQFPEQEQLKCPRCDSPNTKFCYYNNYNLSQPRHFCKSCRRYWTKGGALRNVPVGGGSRKNAKRSTSASSPPNTHKKKTKHPDPNPDTNPTRMLYGFPIGDQDVKGMEMGGGGGSFSSLLASNMQLGLGGIILDGSGWDPGMGLKRSEAGDEGGGNPWTDLSRNRVEKN; translated from the coding sequence ATGCAGGATCCATCAGCTTATTACAACTCGATGATGGcgacacaacaacaacaacaacaacaaccacagCAGTTTCCAGAGCAAGAACAGCTAAAGTGTCCTCGCTGTGACTCACCGAACACAAAATTCTGTTACTACAACAACTACAACCTGTCACAGCCCCGTCACTTTTGCAAAAGCTGCCGTCGTTACTGGACCAAAGGCGGGGCTCTCCGCAACGTTCCCGTCGGCGGCGGTTCTCGCAAGAACGCTAAACGATCAACCTCTGCGTCTTCTCCTCCCAACACACACAAGAAGAAGACCAAACACCCGGATCCTAACCCGGATACGAATCCGACCCGGATGCTGTACGGGTTTCCGATCGGAGACCAAGACGTGAAAGGTATGGAGatgggtggtggtggtgggagtTTTAGCTCGCTTTTGGCGTCGAATATGCAGCTGGGTCTTGGTGGGATCATCCTAGACGGGTCGGGTTGGGATCCGGGTATGGGACTAAAGAGGAGTGAAGCGGGTGACGAAGGTGGTGGTAACCCGTGGACCGATCTTTCTAGGAACAGAGTGGAGAAAAACTGA
- the LOC103869187 gene encoding uncharacterized protein LOC103869187, protein MSYGGSSKPGRGRGGGVGGGGGGGPGRNRNSFPPLTNRHPSPIGRMSTGGGGSSAAPRQRNTTSVKAAAASSSRTVEEKFSLVPRESPPAFGMIIRLTPDLVDEIKRVEAEGGAAKIKFDAFPNNSTGNIIDVGGKEFKFTWSGERGDLCDIYEEHQSGEDENGVLIEAGSAWRKLNVQRTLDESTTSQMKMRSVEAEQRTKSRKAIVLDPGNPSLKKQLARAEASPWRMSNNQKKEPPPKKRKVDPPPVPIGGPKPSFRPAVSTTSVKNRLSASPGPSPSNQYNTPSSYGTGNIAKTHADNVNVTPVNTKGRESIVASEKDLSTWERNALRDTSERQETNVNKEIDLQALLVDLLKEAPMSLKALEKAVGDRTPNASKKIEPILKKIANFQAPRYFLKPEADLDSRSSPEHQQLLPITECNRDQLPVPGVSNMETFSVCERKGEGLQECSPLPLGEHLSTQENVDIEHHSPGILHEEKRSENRNGQARSSSSDSDSDNSGSSSDSGSSSDSEASSNSKEVSDEDVDIMSDGDKEPRQTIDIEGNDSDAVDIDGHDSDAVDIDGHSSDEGHGSEADRKNEVGISELEQLPSGHDKLRERQNFIGQLFDDTDNTTKDSLKSDQPGISERLATDQNQISPALEHYSQQSARERNIKSQQLPAIGKDSQPSERKNDLQHLNASASQMMDPLKGLQKSSTEKLSRHGQMKLGDSSGKSNKHSDALGDVRKSDEDDHFPHETLSSRSGKAFRDNHRDAVHSKNKFARNKKDGESSIGPSFPSDRANRKHGELDGSEKDPKNVSGFGMGSSPLDSQRAKLPKGNGSMLQKQVSDLELGELPESLEVDTALKQLEDKTSFRQSNLKPSTSENLGIDSDKRRSKKSSKKPALTHAGNGTKELPQQVVDDSERSQKLALQSHEQNHTGTDTENGSHNNNLEDAAYKSRQRDSRGRVGSSVEGYGETNKKTPVIKQGSKRPSTSRSSRESKRHKNATSMNGHKDATFDEEDSSYLKYEKASPDQKGPIRDHLQYKAYMQEYLDKYDDYCSINKILESYRNDFQKLGEDLKLAKGRDMVRYNKIVEDLNESYRKYGERHKRLKKVFIVLHEELKQLKERMKDYASSHGKD, encoded by the exons ATGAGTTACGGAGGATCGTCGAAACCCGGTCGCGGTAGGGGTGGAGGAGTAGGAGGCGGCGGCGGCGGTGGACCGGGCCGAAACCGCAATTCGTTCCCACCTCTCACCAACCGACATCCTTCCCCCATCGGGAGGATGTCCACCGGTGGTGGTGGCTCCTCCGCCGCCCCGCGACAGAGGAATACTACCAGCGTCAAGGCGGCGGCGGCGTCTTCATCTCGTACGGTTGAGGAAAAGTTTAGCCTAGTTCCGAGGGAGAGTCCACCGGCTTTTGGGATGATAATACGGTTAACTCCTGACTTGGTGGATGAGATCAAGCGCGTGGAGGCAGAAGGTGGAGCCGCCAAGATCAAGTTCGATGCCTTTCCGAACAATAGCACTGGGAAT ATCATCGATGTTGGTGGAAAGGAGTTCAAATTTACCTGGTCAGGGGAGCGTGGTGATTTATGTGATATCTATGAGGAACACCAAAGTGGTGAAGATGAAAATGGTGTGCTGATTGAGGCTGGATCTGCTTGGAGAAAATTGAACGTCCAGCGAACTCTAGATGAGTCAACCACAAGCCAGATGAAGATGCGCTCAGTCGAAGCTGAACAGAGGACCAAATCGCGCAA GGCAATTGTTTTAGATCCTGGGAATCCATCATTGAAGAAGCAATTAGCTCGTGCTGAAG caagtccatggagaatGTCAAATAACCAGAAGAAGGAACCTCCGCCTAAGAAGCGGAAAGTCGATCCACCTCCAG TTCCAATCGGAGGTCCAAAGCCTTCTTTCAGACCAGCGGTTTCAACCACTTCTGTGAAGAATAGGCTTTCGGCTTCACCTGGACCATCTccatctaatcaatacaataccCCTTCTTCATATGGGACTGGGAATATTGCTAAAACTCATGCAGATAACGTGAATGTCACACCAGTCAACACAAAGGGCAGAGAGAGCATTGTTGCTAGCGAAAAGGATTTATCAACCTGGGAAAGAAATGCTTTAAGGGACACATCTGAACGCCAAGAAACCAATGTTAATAAAGAAATTGACTTGCAGGCACTGCTAGTTGATCTCCTAAAAGAGGCTCCAATGAGCTTGAAG GCTTTAGAGAAAGCTGTTGGAGATAGAACCCCTAATGCGTCAAAGAAGATTGAGCCAATTTTGAAAAAA ATTGCAAATTTCCAAGCTCCAAGGTATTTCTTAAAACCAGAAGCAGATTTGGATAGCAGAAG tTCACCTGAACACCAGCAACTGCTTCCAATCACTGAGTGCAATCGCGACCAGTTACCTGTTCCAGGGGTTAGCAACATGGAGACCTTCTCTGTGTGCGAGCGGAAAGGAGAAGGTTTACAAGAGTGTTCACCTTTGCCTCTGGGAGAGCATCTGAGTACACAAGAAAATGTTGACATTGAGCATCATTCACCTGGCATTCTTCATGAGGAAAAGCGATCTGAGAACAGAAATGGCCAGGCTCGTAGCTCTAGTAGCGACAGTGATAGTGATAATAGTGGGAGCAGCAGTGATAGCGGGAGCAGCAGTGATAGCGAGGCTTCTTCTAACAGCAAGGAAGTTTCTGATGAGGATGTGGATATAATGAGCGATGGTGACAAAGAGCCCCGACAGACAATTGACATCGAGGGTAATGATTCTGATGCTGTCGACATCGATGGTCATGATTCTGATGCGGTGGACATCGATGGTCACAGTTCAGATGAGGGTCATGGTTCTGAAGCTGACAGGAAGAATGAAGTTGGCATTTCAGAGCTGGAACAACTACCTTCTGGTCACGACAAGCTACGAGAGCGCCAAAATTTTATTGGACAGTTGTTTGATGACACAGATAATACTACGAAGGATAGCTTAAAAAGTGACCAGCCTGGCATCTCTGAGAGGCTGGCCACAGACCAGAACCAAATATCCCCTGCTTTGGAGCACTACAGTCAGCAATCAGCACGGGAGAGAAACATAAAATCCCAGCAATTGCCTGCCATAGGTAAAGATTCACAGCCTTCAGAGCGCAAGAATGATTTACAACATCTGAACGCTTCTGCTAGTCAAATGATGGATCCACTAAAAGGACTTCAGAAGTCATCTACTGAAAAGTTGAGTAGACATGGTCAAATGAAGCTTGGTGATAGTTCAGGTAAATCAAACAAACATTCTGATGCCTTGGGTGATGTTCGTAAATCTGACGAAGATGACCATTTTCCGCATGAAACCCTTTCTAGTCGGTCAGGAAAGGCCTTCAGAGACAATCATAGGGATGCTGTTCATTCAAAAAATAAGTTTGCAAGGAATAAAAAAGATGGTGAGTCATCCATTGGACCTTCATTTCCTTCTGACAGAGCCAACAGAAAACACGGTGAACTGGATGGAAGTGAGAAGGATCCCAAGAATGTTTCAGGCTTTGGCATGGGTTCCTCTCCATTGGATAGCCAGAGAGCAAAATTACCCAAGGGAAATGGATCTATGCTCCAAAAACAAGTTTCGGACTTGGAGTTGGGCGAACTCCCTGAGTCATTGGAGGTAGATACAGCACTGAAGCAACTCGAAGATAAAACTTCGTTTAGGCAGTCAAATTTAAAACCAAGCACTTCAGAAAACTTGGGTATTGACTCAGATAAACGGAGGTCtaaaaaatcttcaaaaaagCCAGCTCTTACACATGCTGGCAATGGTACAAAAGAATTGCCCCAACAAGTTGTTGATGATTCAGAAAGATCCCAAAAGTTGGCTTTGCAGTCACATGAACAGAACCATACAGGTACAGACACTGAAAACGGCTCACATAACAATAATTTAGAGGATGCAGCTTATAAATCAAGACAGAGAGATAGTAGAGGAAGAGTAGGAAGCAGTGTGGAAGGTTATGGAGAGACGAACAAAAAAACGCCCGTTATAAAGCAGGGCTCCAAACGACCATCCACATCCCGCTCATCAAGGGAGAGCAAAAGACACAAAAATGCAACTTCTATGAATGGACACAAAGATGCAACTTTCGATGAAGAAGACTCTTCTTATTTGAAATACGAGAAAGCCTCTCCCGACCAAAAGGGACCTATTAGGGATCATTTGCA GTATAAAGCATACATGCAGGAATATTTGGATAAATACGATGATTACTGCTCCATTAACAAGATATTAGAGAGCTACAG AAATGACTTTCAAAAGTTGGGGGAAGACCTTAAGCTTGCAAAAGGAAGAGACATGGTGAGATATAACAAAATTGTGGAGGACTTGAACGAATCTTATCGCAAATATGGAGAG AGGCACAAACGTTTGAAGAAAGTGTTTATTGTTCTCCATGAAGAATTGAAG CAACTGAAAGAAAGAATGAAAGACTATGCATCATCTCACGGGAAAGATTGA
- the LOC103869186 gene encoding uncharacterized protein At1g51745 isoform X2 — protein sequence MGSSDERNSKAIDASVGGLVWVRRRNGSWWPGRIMAHHEVPDDTIVSPKSGTPIKLLGRDDAGVDWYNLEKSKRVKAFRCGEYDACIETAKATATGASKKPVKYARREDAIVHALEIESALLVGKDEKPSTSSDSTDAAKTEGALQSSVSCEKTSNGESSKVQPLSGKRRKRTPNDSEVDGSDEGNKRMRGLEDLGVGTIGSNGEGNKQENGLVSDEEDISDSMPNGVLANGTSRGSSPAMKGKRSPAVTAMASVAVSENKDSAVVNNDNLDSNGVSCENDDVSLNASENVAEVMLHNNAKETEISSISVSAKDEVFDVPLLGEEKHSAGAFTSSHTKALALVSEPTRQCDDVVKTEGCNGFVCVSPSALLINGIEDITSKWQIKGKRNPRQMSKKQEERRLAYAEEANNNSLPHCSLSDQNPHGHFSGMGRNSQLYDVKIEEKGSYKPRNVPMISLMSKLDGEAIVGHPLTVEVLQDGSCDRILCSHIKSLVVPMVAGDVKPKPSWKNKSKKKKPHIPPHKSSKSKKASSLSVKTRCLSALSGQKLTVSSKKKVMIEKMKEGIVSCIPLKVVFSRINEAVKGSARQVHRALPSSGNNTT from the exons ATGGGGAGTAGCGATGAGCGAAACAGTAAGGCGATTGATGCCTCCGTTGGAGGTTTGGTTTGGGTCCGACGCCGCAACGGGTCATGGTGGCCGGGTCGGATCATGGCTCATCACGAGGTTCCTGATGATACCATCGTTTCTCCCAAATCAGGCACACCTATTAAGCTTCTAGGTCGTGACGATGCTGGCGT GGATTGGTATAATCTTGAAAAGTCCAAGAGGGTGAAGGCGTTTCGTTGTGGGGAGTATGATGCTTGTATTGAGACTGCTAAGGCTACTGCCACTGGTGCTAGTAAGAAGCCTGTCAAGTACGCTCGACGTGAAGACGCCATTGTCCATGCTCTCGAGATCGAGAGTGCCCTCCTTGTTGGAAAAGATGAGAAGCCAAGCACGTCTTCTGACTCGACTGATGCGGCAAAGACTGAAGGTGCCTTGCAGTCTAGTGTGTCTTGCGAAAAGACTAGTAATGGCGAGTCTTCAAAGGTGCAGCCTTTGTCAGGAAAGAGGAGGAAAAGAACACCTAATGACTCTGAAGTTGATGGGAGTGATGAAGGGAACAAACGAATGAGAGGGCTTGAGGATCTTGGAGTTGGTACAATAGGATCAAACGGAGAGGGTAATAAGCAGGAAAATGGATTGGTTAGTGATGAAGAAGACATCAGTGATTCTATGCCGAATGGGGTTCTTGCAAATGGTACTAGCAGGGGTAGCTCTCCGGCGATGAAAGGTAAAAGGTCACCAGCTGTAACTGCTATGGCTTCTGTTGCTGTCTCTGAAAACAAAGATTCTGCTGTAGTCAACAATGATAACTTGGACAGCAATGGGGTTTCATGTGAGAATGATGATGTTTCATTAAATGCTTCTGAGAATGTTGCTGAAGTGATGTTACATAACAATGCAAAAGAGACTGAAATCTCCAGCATCTCAGTTTCGGCAAAGGATGAAGTATTTGATGTTCCCCTACTTGGAGAAGAAAAACACTCTGCAGG AGCTTTCACATCTTCACACACGAAAGCTCTAGCTCTTGTTTCTGAACCAACGAGGCAATGTGATGATGTGGTGAAAACGGAAGGATGTAATGGATTTGTTTGTGTAAGTCCATCTGCTTTACTTATCAATGGGATTGAGGATATCACTTCCAAGTGGCAGATAAAAGGGAAAAGGAACCCAAGGCAGATGAGTAAAAAACAAGAGGAAAGAAGACTTGCTTACGCCGAAGAAGCCAACAACAATTCTCTGCCTCACTGTTCTCTCTCTGATCAAAATCCGCATGGTCATTTCAGCGGTATGGGAAGAAACTCTCAACTGTATGACGTGAAGATCGAGGAAAAAGGTAGCTACAAACCCAGAAACGTCCCGATGATTTCCCTTATGAGTAAACTGGACGGTGAAGCTATCGTCGGTCATCCTCTAACCGTTGaagtgcttcaagatggatCGTGTGACCGCATTTTGTGCAGTCATATCAAGTCGCTTGTTGTTCCAATGGTTGCTGGTGATGTGAAGCCGAAGCCATCTTGGAAGAATAAATCCAAGAAAAAGAAACCACACATTCCTCCGCACAAATCATCAAAGTCAAAGAAAGCTTCGTCCCTATCCGTAAAGACAAGGTGCCTCTCTGCTCTAAGTGGCCAGAAGCTGACAGTGAGTAGCAAGAAGAAAGTGATGAttgagaagatgaaagaggggATTGTGTCTTGCATCCCTCTGAAAGTAGTCTTCAGTAGGATAAACGAAGCAGTGAAGGGGTCAGCGAGACAAGTACATAGAGCATTGCCATCTTCAGGCAATAATACTACCTGA
- the LOC103869186 gene encoding uncharacterized protein At1g51745 isoform X1, which translates to MGSSDERNSKAIDASVGGLVWVRRRNGSWWPGRIMAHHEVPDDTIVSPKSGTPIKLLGRDDAGVDWYNLEKSKRVKAFRCGEYDACIETAKATATGASKKPVKYARREDAIVHALEIESALLVGKDEKPSTSSDSTDAAKTEGALQSSVSCEKTSNGESSKVQPLSGKRRKRTPNDSEVDGSDEGNKRMRGLEDLGVGTIGSNGEGNKQENGLVSDEEDISDSMPNGVLANGTSRGSSPAMKGKRSPAVTAMASVAVSENKDSAVVNNDNLDSNGVSCENDDVSLNASENVAEVMLHNNAKETEISSISVSAKDEVFDVPLLGEEKHSAGTLAAAFTSSHTKALALVSEPTRQCDDVVKTEGCNGFVCVSPSALLINGIEDITSKWQIKGKRNPRQMSKKQEERRLAYAEEANNNSLPHCSLSDQNPHGHFSGMGRNSQLYDVKIEEKGSYKPRNVPMISLMSKLDGEAIVGHPLTVEVLQDGSCDRILCSHIKSLVVPMVAGDVKPKPSWKNKSKKKKPHIPPHKSSKSKKASSLSVKTRCLSALSGQKLTVSSKKKVMIEKMKEGIVSCIPLKVVFSRINEAVKGSARQVHRALPSSGNNTT; encoded by the exons ATGGGGAGTAGCGATGAGCGAAACAGTAAGGCGATTGATGCCTCCGTTGGAGGTTTGGTTTGGGTCCGACGCCGCAACGGGTCATGGTGGCCGGGTCGGATCATGGCTCATCACGAGGTTCCTGATGATACCATCGTTTCTCCCAAATCAGGCACACCTATTAAGCTTCTAGGTCGTGACGATGCTGGCGT GGATTGGTATAATCTTGAAAAGTCCAAGAGGGTGAAGGCGTTTCGTTGTGGGGAGTATGATGCTTGTATTGAGACTGCTAAGGCTACTGCCACTGGTGCTAGTAAGAAGCCTGTCAAGTACGCTCGACGTGAAGACGCCATTGTCCATGCTCTCGAGATCGAGAGTGCCCTCCTTGTTGGAAAAGATGAGAAGCCAAGCACGTCTTCTGACTCGACTGATGCGGCAAAGACTGAAGGTGCCTTGCAGTCTAGTGTGTCTTGCGAAAAGACTAGTAATGGCGAGTCTTCAAAGGTGCAGCCTTTGTCAGGAAAGAGGAGGAAAAGAACACCTAATGACTCTGAAGTTGATGGGAGTGATGAAGGGAACAAACGAATGAGAGGGCTTGAGGATCTTGGAGTTGGTACAATAGGATCAAACGGAGAGGGTAATAAGCAGGAAAATGGATTGGTTAGTGATGAAGAAGACATCAGTGATTCTATGCCGAATGGGGTTCTTGCAAATGGTACTAGCAGGGGTAGCTCTCCGGCGATGAAAGGTAAAAGGTCACCAGCTGTAACTGCTATGGCTTCTGTTGCTGTCTCTGAAAACAAAGATTCTGCTGTAGTCAACAATGATAACTTGGACAGCAATGGGGTTTCATGTGAGAATGATGATGTTTCATTAAATGCTTCTGAGAATGTTGCTGAAGTGATGTTACATAACAATGCAAAAGAGACTGAAATCTCCAGCATCTCAGTTTCGGCAAAGGATGAAGTATTTGATGTTCCCCTACTTGGAGAAGAAAAACACTCTGCAG GTACTTTGGCGGCAGCTTTCACATCTTCACACACGAAAGCTCTAGCTCTTGTTTCTGAACCAACGAGGCAATGTGATGATGTGGTGAAAACGGAAGGATGTAATGGATTTGTTTGTGTAAGTCCATCTGCTTTACTTATCAATGGGATTGAGGATATCACTTCCAAGTGGCAGATAAAAGGGAAAAGGAACCCAAGGCAGATGAGTAAAAAACAAGAGGAAAGAAGACTTGCTTACGCCGAAGAAGCCAACAACAATTCTCTGCCTCACTGTTCTCTCTCTGATCAAAATCCGCATGGTCATTTCAGCGGTATGGGAAGAAACTCTCAACTGTATGACGTGAAGATCGAGGAAAAAGGTAGCTACAAACCCAGAAACGTCCCGATGATTTCCCTTATGAGTAAACTGGACGGTGAAGCTATCGTCGGTCATCCTCTAACCGTTGaagtgcttcaagatggatCGTGTGACCGCATTTTGTGCAGTCATATCAAGTCGCTTGTTGTTCCAATGGTTGCTGGTGATGTGAAGCCGAAGCCATCTTGGAAGAATAAATCCAAGAAAAAGAAACCACACATTCCTCCGCACAAATCATCAAAGTCAAAGAAAGCTTCGTCCCTATCCGTAAAGACAAGGTGCCTCTCTGCTCTAAGTGGCCAGAAGCTGACAGTGAGTAGCAAGAAGAAAGTGATGAttgagaagatgaaagaggggATTGTGTCTTGCATCCCTCTGAAAGTAGTCTTCAGTAGGATAAACGAAGCAGTGAAGGGGTCAGCGAGACAAGTACATAGAGCATTGCCATCTTCAGGCAATAATACTACCTGA